The following nucleotide sequence is from Chitinophagales bacterium.
GAGCAGTTTGAAACGCACAGTGAAGAGGAGCGGCAAACCTTCAATGCACTGATCGCAACCAACAAAGTGATTATGACTCCGCATGTTGCTGGCAAGAGTTATGAGTCGAAAAGAAAAATTGCGGAGGTGTTGTTGACCAAAATAAAATCGATTAGTTAATGTCATGGAATTGTAGCAAATCGCGCGGGGGATATCATGCTCAAGAAATCATTGCACTTTTGTTTCTGTTTTTGATTTAAAAACTATATTTGTCGAATTGACTCCGAGAACCAAACTTTAATTTGAATCTTACGGCATGAAAAAAATCTACGCGCTCGTCGTATCAGGCTTACTTTTTTGCACCGGTAGCTATGCTCAGACTGGTGAACTGCAAGGGAAAGTATTTGACCAGGTATCTAAAGAAGGGATTCCATTTGCCAATATCGTTCTTGAAATGAACGGCTCACAAAAGGGTTTTGGGGAAACGGATGATAATGGACGATATACCATTAAGCCGGTGAATCCGGGTACTTATGATATTAAAATCTCCTATCTTGGATATCGGCCCAAAGTGGTTACAGGCGTAATTGTAAATTCCGACAGGATCACTTTCCAGGATATCCCAATGGAGTCGAGCGTGGAAACATTGCCTGATATTGTTGTTTCAACACAAAAGCTTGTAGAGCCTGATAAAACAACCACCGGCAGCACGATCACTAAGGATGAAATTGCAAACATTGCAACCCGCGATACGCGAAACTATGCTTCACTCACTGCCGGCGTTTTTCAAAGAGATGATGAGGATGCGCTCAACATCGGCGGTGCTCGGGACTATTCCACCAAATACTATATCGATGGAATTGCCGTGCGCAGTGGTGGTTCGGTATCATTACCTGCCAGTGCCATTGAGCAGCTCACTGTGTTAACAGGTGGTATTCCTGCACGTTATGGCGATGCAACAGGCGGTATTATTAACATTACAACCAGAGGTCCTTCCGAACGGTATGCAGGCGGTGTGGAACTGGTGACATCAGAATTCCTTGATGGCTATGGGTATGACCTGGTGAATTTTAATTTATCGGGACCCTTATTTGTTGCCAACAAGGGTACCGATTCATCCAATGCCAAAATCGGTTTCTTTATAACCGGTGAATATGAACATAATAAGGATTCTGATCCTTCTGCAGTTGGAATGTATAAGGTAAAAGACGATGTGCTCGCTGACTTGCAGGCTAACCCGCTTACTCCTTCTCCTACATCGTCAGGCTATGTGCCTTCAGCCTCATTTCTCAATGCTGATGATATTGAAGAAATCAAATACAAACAAAATGTTGCGGATAACAACTACCGTTTTTCCGGCAAACTGGATTTTCAGCTGAGCAAGTTTGTTACGTTAACGGTTGGTGGTGATTTCAACGTGTCGAACTATTACAGCTTTAACCTTAACCGTTCATTGATTAATGCAACGGAAGGTAATACTTACTTCAACGATAACACTTACAGGGGATATGTCCGCTTCACGCAACGCTTTGCCTCAGGCGGATACGGCGAGAAAAAGAGTGCTTCGGTTTTTCAGAATGCTTATTATTCTATTCAGGCAGATTACAGTAAATTTTATCGCAAATACCAGGATAAGTCACTTGGATTTGATCCGTTTGCTTACGGCTATGTTGGTAAGTTTGAAACATTCCGCCAGCCAATTTATAGTTATGGCCAGGATTCTGTTTCCGGGCTTACCGGTTGGTTGCTTGCAGGCTACCAGGATACGCTCGTTACCTTTCAACCGGGAACCCAGCAACCTTTACTGAGTAATTACACTTCACAGTATTATGACCTGGTTGGCAATAATCCGGATGGCAATTACAACAGCTTGTTCGATATTCTTAATGGCGGCGGTCTGCTGAATGGTATACTTCCTACCAGCACGCTGACTGTTTATTCGATGTTCCTGAATACAGGTTACCCTGTGGGTGGTTACGGTCTCAGAGATAATGATCAGTTACGATTATCACTGAATGCTTCAGTAGATATCATCAATGTGAAGAAAGGGGACAAGGGCCGCCATGCACTTGAATTTGGATTTGAATATGAGCAACGGGTTGACAGAAACTATTCCGTATCACCGCTTGGTTTATGGAGTCTGGCCCGTCAGTTGACCAATCAGCATATCGCAACCCTCGATACGAAGAACCCCTTGCCTGTATATGATGACTTCGGTGTTTTTCTTGATACTATAAATTATAACCGCTTGTTTGTTGCTGATGAACAGGCATTTTTTGACAAGTCGCTGCGTGAAGCACTGGGATTGAATGTTTCAGGTCTTGATTATGTTGACATCGATGCACTGGATCCCAGTACGCTTAATCTTGGCATGTTCAGCCCTGATGAATTGCTGAATAATGGTAATTATCTCGTTTACACGGCAGGTTACGATTATCTTGGCAATAAACTGAAGAGTCAGCCAAGCTATGATGATTTCTTTAATCAGAAAGATGAGAATGGTAACTATGCCAGGCTATCTCCCGCATTCCGGCCAATCTATTCGTCTGCCTATATACAGGATAAGTTCAACTTCCGTGATCTTATTTTCAATATCGGGTTAAGGGTTGACCGCTTTGATGCCAATCAAAAGGTATTGAAGGATAAATATTCGCTTTATCCGATACGTTCTGCGGCAGAGGTTTCTGAATTCGGCGCTCATCCGGCTTCGATCGGCAGTGATTACGCTGTTTATGTGAATGACCTTGCCAATCCGTCTCAGATAGTTGGTTACCGTGACGGAGATACTTGGTATAATGCTGAGGGTACCGAAGTCAGCGATCCCGGATCAATCGCCAAGGCTTCAACAACAGGTGGAATCACACCTTACCTCGTTAGTACAGATGTAGATAACCTTTCATTGACTGCTGAGTCATTTGAGGATTACACCCCGCAGTTTACGGTAATGCCGCGTATCGCATTTTCTTTCCCTATTTCTGATGAAGCATTGTTTTTCGCGCATTATGATGTGTTGTCACAGCGTCCGCAAGGTGGCACCGGTTCAACCCCTTCCGGTAATGCGCTTATTGCTACGCCATTGCAATATTATTTTCTGCAGCAGCTCAATACAGACAATGTAATGGCTAATCCTGCTTTGAAGCCTGAAAAAACGATTGATTACCAGGTGGGATTCAAGCAAGCTTTGGGTGCTATTTCTGCCATTACCATTTCAGGTACTTATCGCGAATTGAAAGACATGATACAAGTGCAGAAAGTAGCTTATGCTTATCCTGTTGAATACAGAACTTTTGGCAACTCAGATTTCGGCACCGTTAAATCGCTGCAGGTTACTTATGAGCTGCGCCGTATTAAAAATGTAAAACTTGATGCAAACTACACGCTGCAATTTGCAGATGGTACCGGCTCTGATATCACATCAGGCCTTAACCTGGTAGGATCCGGTCAGCCCAATCTTCGTACACTGATTCCTTTCAGCTACGATCAGCGTCACGCCTTTACCGCTTCTATTGATTACCGTTATGGAGAAGGAAGAAGTTATAACGGGCCCGTAGTTGGTAAAAACAGCACGGCCATCCTTTCCAATACAGGGCTTAACCTTATTTTCCGTGCCGGCTCAGGAACTCCTTATACCCGCCAGGCTACGCCTACACCTGATGCATTGTTTGGTGTGCAAACAAACTCTTCCTTATTAGGAAGTGTGAACGGGTCACGTTTACCATGGTCAATTAAACTGGATGCAAAAATCGACAAGGATTTCAAACTCGGCAAAGAAGATAAAACATACTATGTAAATGTTTATCTCCTGGTACAGAACCTGTTGAATACTGCGAATATTGTTTCTGTTTATGGATATACCGGCAATCCTGATGATGATGGTTACATTGATTCTGCAACTGGTCAGCAAGCCGTTCAGACACAGATTGATCCTGCCAGTTTTACTTACCTGTACGGACTGAAGATTAATAACCCGGGCAATTACAGTCAGCCGCGCAGGATTCACTTAGGTGTACAATTCAATTTCTAATAAAGACTTTTCAAGACAATAAACCATGATACCAATGAAGAAATTATGGATTCTGGCTACAGCAGCACTGTTATTTTATAACAGTTTTGTATCGGCCCGGGAAATTGCCGGTCTTAATCCCGGCAAACTGGGATCGTCACAAAAGCTTGCTGCTGATTGCGTTCCGGCATCTTCCTCTGTTGATCTGAACATCAACAACATCAGGGCACGGCTTCAAAACGGCGGTGATATGTGGTGGGATCTGAATAATGATGCTAAATATGAAGTGCCCAAGAGCCTTGAAGGAGCACCCGAAAATGCCAGTTCTCTTTTTGCCGGCGCCATCTGGATTGGCGGCATTGATGAAACAGGACAATTGAAAGTGGCAGCGCAGACTTACCGGCAGACGGGTAATGATTTCTTTCCCGGACCGCTTGATGATCTGGCAGCTATTGATGCTGCAACCTGTAAAGCATGGGACAGGCACTATCAGGTGTATGGCGAAGAAATTGATTCCGTTATCTCAATGTTTGAAAAGTATGGCAGTAATATTCCGTTTAACCTTATTCCTCAAAATATAGTTAACTGGCCCGGAAACGGAAACCCTAACAATGCGCTCGTAGGTAACAGGAATATGGCTCCGTTTCAGGATGTTGATGCCAATGGTTATTATGATCCAACCGGTGGTGATTATCCGATTATTGATGATGCTCCGATTTGCGGAAAGGACAAGGTTACCTACGCCGATCAAATGATATGGTGGGTGTATAATGACAAAGGGAATATACACTCTGAAACCGGTGCAACAGCGATCGGTATGGAAGTGCAGGCACTTGCTTTTGCATTCAAAACAAATGATGAAGTGAACGATATGACATTCTATAAATATCGTTTGCTTAATAAGGCTACCTCACCGATTGACAGCGTTTTTATGGGGCAGTGGATTGATCCTGATCTTGGATGCGCTTTCGATGACTATATTGGCTGCGACCTCGAAACCGGTATGGGTATCGTATATAATTCAAGTGCTGTTGACGGTGGTTCAGGTTGTGTTCTGGACTATGGAAATCAACCGCCATTTCTCGGTGTTGACTACTTCCAGGGACCATTGGATGAAAATGGAGTTGAACTGGGACTTTCATCCTTCCTTTATTATAACAATGATTTCAGCCAGATAGGCAATCCTGAAAATGCCAGTGATTATTATGGCTACCTGTCAGGTACGTGGAAGGATGGAACACCATTTACGGATGGCGGCAATGCTTATGGCGGATCCGTTCCTACCAAATATGTGTTTCCTGGTGATCCCACTGATGCTGCTGCATGGTCTGAATGTTCACAGAATGATCAGGCCGCTGACCGCCGGATTATTCAAGCTTCAGGCCCATTCCGGCTTGAACCAGGCGCCAAGAATGATATTGTAGTAGGTATTGTGTGGGTGCAGCCACCGATTGGTACCTATCCTTGCCCGTCATTTAAGTTATTGAAGCAGGCCGATGAAAAGGCACAGGCGTTGTTTGATGCATGTTTTCGTCTGACGGATGGTCCGCCTGCACCGGATATCACCATAACAGAGTTGGATAAAGAGCTGATTCTTTCTCTCGGCGGTACTAAAGAGATAGAATCTTTCAAAGAGGTTGATTCGAGAATCGTGGCACTGGGTACACCTGATTCATTTTTCACCTACCAGGGTTACCAGATTTACCAATTGGTAGATGGTAATGTGAGTGCACAGGATTATGATGATCCGGCGAAATCGAGGTTGATCTTCCAGTGTGATGTAAAGGATAATATTTCTAAGATTGTCAATATCGTATATGATCCATCGCTTGATGTAGGTAATCCAAACAATGCGAATGTTCCTACTTTAAAAGTAGATGGTACCAACCAGGGCATTCAGCATACTTTCCAGATCCTGAATGATGCATTTGCCACCGGTGATAAAAGGCTGATTAACCATAAGACCTATTATTTCAGTATGGTTTCCTATGCACATAATTATTACCAGGTTTCTGATACTGTTTTTGATGAGGAAGGCAATGTGGTTAACATATCTACTATTGAGCAGTTACAACCCTACCTCGCAGGCAGAAAAAACATTAAGATATATTCTGCCATACCGCATATCACCACACCTGAAGAAGGCGGTCTAGTATTGAACTCAGCTTATGGTGACGGACCGCAGCTGCAGCGCCAGGAAGGTACAGGTAATGGCATTTTCCTCACAGATCTGACTTCAGAAAGTGTAATTGATATCCTGAACAGTCCTACTAACCAGATATTTCATCAGCTTTATGTAGGCGGAGCAGGACCGGTACAGGTGAAAGTTTATAATCCCAAGGTGGTGCCTTCTGCTGATTTTGAATTAACCATGATTGATACAGCAGGAACTACCGGTATTCTCAACGGTACTTCCACAAAATGGGTATTGAAAAACCTTACCACAGGGGAAATAGTACCGAGCGACTTTACCATTGATGCTGAGAATGAACAACTGATACCGGACTGGGGGCTTTCCGTTTTTGTAAGAACAGCCAGGAATCCCGGCGGACCTGTGGCAACACAACTGGAAAATAACAATGGATTGATATCCGCTACCATCACTTACGAGGATCCTCAGGCGACATGGCTGGGCGGATTACCAGATCAGGAAGGAGATGGTGTTGGTAATTGGATCAGGTCAGGTACATATGCACCCGATGCCAGCCCTTTCGGGGATTACCTCGGACGCGATGATGGCGAGTTTTATGAAAAAATGATCGACCGTACATGGACAGCATATGGCATGGCAACCGATGAGAAAACGATAGGTCCGGCCTGGACAGATGCTTCCCACTATTCTACATTGAATCAACTGGATAGTCTGGTGAGTGTTGACATTGTATTTACCAGTGACAAGTCAAAATGGTCGCAGTGTGTTGTTGTGGAACTGCAGCCCGATGAACAACTGAGCCAGGGTGATGCGGCTAAGTTTGATATGCGTGATGCTCCTTCCGTAGACAAAGATGGCAATACGATTAGCGGGGAGAAAGGCAGGTCCTGGTTCCCTGGTTATGCCATCAATCCGGAAACAGGGGAACGTCTTAATATCTTCTTTGGAGAAGATTCATGGTTGCTTGGGCAAAATGGCGGCGATATGTTATGGAATCCAACATCAGATATTTCTTCACCAACATTTAATGAAGCCTGGGTTGGTGGGAAGCACTATATTTATGTGACCAGAAGCAAGTATGACAGCTGCAAATCATTTCAGCAATATCTTATTTCTGGTACCAGCCTTGACAAACGTAATGTGTATAAAAAGGTTTGCTGGGTTTCCATACCATTGCTGAATCCCGGATTCAAGTTAAATAGTCTTGCAGACGGGCTTATTCCAACCACAACCACTTTGAAATTCAGGGTAACTAAACCTTACAAAGTTTATGATACTGACGATGTGCAGAATGCCGGCATGCCCCGGTATACTTTTAATACCAATAACATTGCTGCAAAAATCGGTGATCAGGCAACTGCCGTGAATGCGCTGGATACAATAGGCATTGTGCCGAATCCGTATTATGCATATTCAACTTATGAGCAGAGCCAGATTGATAACAGAGTGAAGATTACCAACCTGCCACAAAAATGTACCATCTCTATTTTCGGGCTTGACGGTACACTGATCAGAAAGGTTAACCGCGATGATGCCTCCGTCACTTCATATGACTGGGACTTGAAGAATGATGCGGGAATACCGATTGCCAGCGGACTTTACATTATTCACATCAACGCGCCAGGAATTGGTGAGCGGACACTGAAATGGTTTGGCGTATTGAGACCTACAGATTTGGATTCGTACTAAAAAATTAAACGGGAAGAAATGAATAAACCTCTAAAGCTTATTTTGATTTTATGGATGGCGGCATTCTCTGCTATGGCCGGAAATAAAGATCGTCAGGGTGAAGCCGGTGCATCAGAGTTACTGATTAATCCCTGGGCAAGAAGTTCCGGATGGGACGGATTGAATACAGCCTGCGTACATGGCATCGAAGCCCTTAACCTCAATGTTGCGGGATTGGCTTTTACCAAAAAAACGGAACTTGTTTTTTCTCATACTAACTGGCTGGGTGGAACAGGTATCTCCTTTAATACGCTGGGATTTTCACAAAGTCTTGGTAAAAGCGGAGGGGTGCTTGGATTAAGCATCATGTCAATTGATTTTGGTGAGATTCCCATCACTACTACCAGTTCACCGGAAGGAGGTCTTGGCGATTTCAGTCCACAGTTTTTTAATGGAGCACTTGCTTATTCGAAAGTCTTTTCCAATAGTATCTATGGAGGTTTCGCTTTGCGTGTTATATCCGAATCGCTGGCGGACGTAGGGGCAATCGGTGTGGCTTTTGATGCAGGAATTCAATATGTGACCGGCCCGCAATCTGACCCCACTAAAGTAAAATTCGGCATTGCTTTACGTAACGTTGGTGCACCGATGAAATTCGGAGGAGACGGACTTACCTTCAGAGGTGAATCTCCGGGAGGAAATTATTCGATGACCCTGGAACAGCGGTCGAAGGGGTATGAACTGCCATCTTTGTTGAACATCGGGGGCTCTTACGATTTTAAATTCGGTGCTACCGGTAAGCCTAATCATCGTCTGACCGTAGCTGCCAACTTCACTTCCCATTCATTTACACAAGATCAGTTTGGTGGTGGCCTGGAATATGCTTTCAAGGAAATGATCATGATCCGTGGCGGTTATAACTATCAGGGTGGTCTTTCTGATCCTGATAAGCGGGTTACCGCACTGACTGGTTTTTCAGGCGGCCTTACCTTTGAAATGCCAGTGAGCAGTAATGGCGCCGCGATTGGTATTGATTATTCCTACAGAACAAGTAATCCGTTCGATGGCACACACGCTATCGGTATAAGGATGAATTTGTAATTTTGTCTTTGTTAAAAATAACGGAAACGCTTCTTGGCAAAGGAAGCGTTTCTTTTTTCTTTTACCATTACACGAAAACTAATACAATGGCTGAAACAACCTATTTAACGGCAGAAGGATTGGAGAAGTTAAAAAAGGAACTGGTTCACATGCGAACCAAGGGGCGCGCCGAAATCGCACGGCAGATACAGGAAGCAAGAGAGAAAGGCGATCTTTCGGAAAACGCGGAATATGATGCAGCTAAAGATGCGCAAGGTATGCTGGAGATGAAGATCTCCAAACTGGAAGAGGCATTATCCAATGCCAGGATTATGGATACATCGAAACTTGATACCTCCAAAGTCATGGTGCTATCCAAGGTGAAGGTGAAAAATCTTCAGACGAAACAAACCTGCTCCTATATGCTGGTTTCAGAGAAGGAAGCAGACTTTAAAACCGGAAAAATTTCTGTTTCGTCACCGATCGGCAAAGGATTCCTCGGAAGATGCGTGGGAGACGTGGCAGAAATAGATGTGCCTTCAGGGAAACTGAAATTCGAAATTATGGAGATCTCACTTTAACCGGAACATAACCGATGCCCAGCATATTCACCCGCATCATCAATCGTGAAATACCGGCATATATCGTTGCGGAAGATGATAAATTTATTGCCTTTCTCGATGTTTTCCCATTAGCAGTAGGACATGTGCTGGTGGTACCCAAAAATGAAACAGATTACCTCTTTGATCTGGATGATGATCAACTGTCAGGCATTATGTTATTTGCCAAAATGGTGGCTGGTGCACTTCGTAAATCAGTTACATGCAAACGGGTTGGGGTGGCAGTCATCGGCCTGGAAGTACCACATGCACATATTCATCTTGTTCCGTTGCAGCAGATAGATGATATCAATTTCAGCCGGCCAAAGCTAAAATCAGAAGAAGCAAAACTTGCTGAAACAGCAGCAGCCATTCGCTCCAACATGCCGCAATAAAACCACTGCCTGCTAAATTATTTTTGCGAATGCAGTGCAATGGCATTTCCTTCTGTGTCCAGTAAGAATGCCATGTAACCAATTTCCGGCGTTATTTGCGTCTTGGGCATAATAATTTTCCCTCCCGAAGATTCAACCTTCCCCAATGCCAAAGCTAGGTCAGGATTGCCATTCAGGTATATTTTGACGCCATCAGTACTTGGTTTGTGCATACTGCTTTTCACCAATGCTCCGGAAGCTTTTCCATTACCTGGTTCAGCAGGGAAATAGGCCATCTCCATTTCCATAATAGTTTCTACAGGCATTTCTATGCCAAAGATGGTTTCATAGAATTTTTTGGCTCTCGCCATATCATCAACTGCAATTTCAAACCAGTTGAGACTATTTTCTTTTGAAGTCATTTTTTATTGATTTTAATATTAAGCGTGAATCGAATGTAATGGCAAATTAAGAAGATTTTAAACTGATTGTGCTTTCAATACATTACTCCGTTATTCAACCTTCAGGCAGATGGCGACAGGAGCAATCGATTGTTTCACGTTGATTCTGCAACCGGATCTGCAACTTGCTGTATTAAAATGTAAATGTCAATTTTTGCAGGTCAATCTGATCAACGCGGCAGAACGTTACCTAAAACCGGATGATCTTACCTGAGGAAACAGATGCCCCTGCCTGTATATGGTAAACATAAATTCCAGGTGCTATCGATGAGAGTTGAAAAAAAGCTGAACCGCCCGTGAAGAAGCGATCTGTGACTTTCTGACCTTGAACGCTAAATAACTGGAAGGTCGCTGAATTTGCATTGCCGTAAATTTTGATTGTCAGGTTATCTCCTGTGACAGATTGAAATACTTTAATGCAGGCATTCTGCTGTTCCACAGCTGTCAATGAAGTGGCAAGCAGCGATTTTTGAACAGCCGCCAGGGCATCAATAATTCCAAAGCCAAAGGTGTTATTCGGAACAGCAGTAGCTGCATCACCGGCACAGCCATCAAACGTGGTAAGTGGTTTGGCGGTTTGCCGTAAAATATTTTCTATCTGATCAACTTCACCTGCAAGCGCCGGGTTAGCGGAAATCATTAAAGCTACAGTACCGGCTACATGGGGTCCCGCCATACTTGTTCCGCTGAAGAATGCGTACTGATTATCCGGTATGCATGACAAAACATCTACGCCCGGAGCGGCAACATCAGGCTTTAAAAATGCATTGCCATTATTAAAGGCATTGCCCCTGCTGCTGAATTCGGCAGCATTCAACAAAAAATCAACAGCGCCTGTAGTGAAACTGTTTTCGAACAGGGCAGGAGGAAACATAATCGTATTGCAGCCCGGACCATCATTGCCTGCTGAAGCGACCACCACTATGCCAGATGATTTGACATTGTTTACCACTTCTTCCATCAATGAAAAATTGTTTGCATCACAACCTTCTTCAACCGAACAATACCATGAATTATTAATGACATGCGGAGCTTTTGTTACATCAGGATTAAGGCCTGCAAGATCCGTAGGCGCCATGAACCATTCAAAGCTTTCAAGGTATCCTGAAAGGTTCCCCCAGCCTCTTTCCATATTCCTTTCACCAATCCATTTTGCTTTAGGGGCCACACCTATTTTCAGGACACCGTCTTCTCCGGCCATCGTGCCCATGGTATGTGTTCCATGGCCATAATCATCGCATGGCTCTGTCAAATTGATCCCGCACGGATTATCTCCATAGTTGTGGATGTCAACGGCATGAATAGCATCATGCCAGTTGTAATTGTGATCCACAGTTACGCCATCCCAGCCGCGATACTGATTCTTAATAGCCGGATGTTCCCAGTCATAGCCGGTATCTTCTCCGCCAATAACAGCACCTTCACCCTCGTAACCCAAAGCCCAGACTTCAGGTGCATGTATACTGTCAATACCCCATGGAATCACGAGATCGCGTTCTGTTCTTGGATTGCCCGGTAACGGCTGGGCAATATGTAAGGAGGCATTAGAAAGAACAGACTTCACATCAGGTCTTGCAGCAAGTTGCCAGACTAGTGATGCCTTGCCGCGCACAAGCATTGCGTTCACGATCCAGAATGGATGATAGTATATGCCTTCGGCATCCAATTCTTTTTGTAATGATTTTTGCGAAGTGGCAGCCATATCACTTAGCGATTGGTAAACAAACATTGCTTTTGATTCTTTCCCATGAATATCACCCACGGCGCTGATATCAGCATGTTGATTCATTACGACAATAAACTCCAATGAATCGTTGAGAGGAAGTAAGGAGGCTATTGAAGGGCTGATTTTTGATGCGGCGTCACCAATATTTTGCCCGATAGTTTCCTGCAGATTGCAGCAATTGACAATCAGTGCCAGCAGTATTATTTGTTTTCTTATCATGTCCTCAAAATTAGCAAAGTCTTACAGCTATTTAGTAATCGGTTTTGCAAAATAGACATCCGGATGTGAGATGTCAGGGCAATGATGATGAGAGCTTATTTTTATGTACCGGAGCATCGTAAACCATTTGTCAACACATTTGACAAGCGGCCACAACCATAGATTCATTATTTGATACTAGACGATAGCAGCTTTTTAGAAACCGGCAAGACAATAAGTCAAAATGCACTTTAGCGGCGCAACTGATCAGCATACAGTTAAAATGCTATCTGACAAGACTTACTGAGGCATTCGGCAAAGGCTACTAAATGTACATTGTAGATTATCTTGCCTGTCTGCTTTTTGTGATAATACTATAGCAATGTTGATTATCCGCGCTGTTAGCTATTGTCAAAATGAATAAAATAGTTAGATTTACTAAATTAAGTGGCAGCTACTTATCTTTAATGCTGTTTTTAACCGTCGGTTTGCCTATGGTGAAAAGAGTTACATACCTTCTATTACTTATTTCATTTTGTTCGCTGCATCATATCAATGCCCAGCAGACAATCCCGTTATATTTCGAAGATTTCAACAGTGGTTCGGCAGCCTTCACGCTCAATAGCGCATCAGGCCTGGGCAGTAATAGCGGAACCAATGAATGGATCATAAACAATGCTTTCAGCGGC
It contains:
- a CDS encoding HIT family protein gives rise to the protein MPSIFTRIINREIPAYIVAEDDKFIAFLDVFPLAVGHVLVVPKNETDYLFDLDDDQLSGIMLFAKMVAGALRKSVTCKRVGVAVIGLEVPHAHIHLVPLQQIDDINFSRPKLKSEEAKLAETAAAIRSNMPQ
- the greA gene encoding transcription elongation factor GreA is translated as MAETTYLTAEGLEKLKKELVHMRTKGRAEIARQIQEAREKGDLSENAEYDAAKDAQGMLEMKISKLEEALSNARIMDTSKLDTSKVMVLSKVKVKNLQTKQTCSYMLVSEKEADFKTGKISVSSPIGKGFLGRCVGDVAEIDVPSGKLKFEIMEISL
- a CDS encoding S8 family peptidase yields the protein MIRKQIILLALIVNCCNLQETIGQNIGDAASKISPSIASLLPLNDSLEFIVVMNQHADISAVGDIHGKESKAMFVYQSLSDMAATSQKSLQKELDAEGIYYHPFWIVNAMLVRGKASLVWQLAARPDVKSVLSNASLHIAQPLPGNPRTERDLVIPWGIDSIHAPEVWALGYEGEGAVIGGEDTGYDWEHPAIKNQYRGWDGVTVDHNYNWHDAIHAVDIHNYGDNPCGINLTEPCDDYGHGTHTMGTMAGEDGVLKIGVAPKAKWIGERNMERGWGNLSGYLESFEWFMAPTDLAGLNPDVTKAPHVINNSWYCSVEEGCDANNFSLMEEVVNNVKSSGIVVVASAGNDGPGCNTIMFPPALFENSFTTGAVDFLLNAAEFSSRGNAFNNGNAFLKPDVAAPGVDVLSCIPDNQYAFFSGTSMAGPHVAGTVALMISANPALAGEVDQIENILRQTAKPLTTFDGCAGDAATAVPNNTFGFGIIDALAAVQKSLLATSLTAVEQQNACIKVFQSVTGDNLTIKIYGNANSATFQLFSVQGQKVTDRFFTGGSAFFQLSSIAPGIYVYHIQAGASVSSGKIIRF
- a CDS encoding VOC family protein, yielding MTSKENSLNWFEIAVDDMARAKKFYETIFGIEMPVETIMEMEMAYFPAEPGNGKASGALVKSSMHKPSTDGVKIYLNGNPDLALALGKVESSGGKIIMPKTQITPEIGYMAFLLDTEGNAIALHSQK
- a CDS encoding TonB-dependent receptor — encoded protein: MKKIYALVVSGLLFCTGSYAQTGELQGKVFDQVSKEGIPFANIVLEMNGSQKGFGETDDNGRYTIKPVNPGTYDIKISYLGYRPKVVTGVIVNSDRITFQDIPMESSVETLPDIVVSTQKLVEPDKTTTGSTITKDEIANIATRDTRNYASLTAGVFQRDDEDALNIGGARDYSTKYYIDGIAVRSGGSVSLPASAIEQLTVLTGGIPARYGDATGGIINITTRGPSERYAGGVELVTSEFLDGYGYDLVNFNLSGPLFVANKGTDSSNAKIGFFITGEYEHNKDSDPSAVGMYKVKDDVLADLQANPLTPSPTSSGYVPSASFLNADDIEEIKYKQNVADNNYRFSGKLDFQLSKFVTLTVGGDFNVSNYYSFNLNRSLINATEGNTYFNDNTYRGYVRFTQRFASGGYGEKKSASVFQNAYYSIQADYSKFYRKYQDKSLGFDPFAYGYVGKFETFRQPIYSYGQDSVSGLTGWLLAGYQDTLVTFQPGTQQPLLSNYTSQYYDLVGNNPDGNYNSLFDILNGGGLLNGILPTSTLTVYSMFLNTGYPVGGYGLRDNDQLRLSLNASVDIINVKKGDKGRHALEFGFEYEQRVDRNYSVSPLGLWSLARQLTNQHIATLDTKNPLPVYDDFGVFLDTINYNRLFVADEQAFFDKSLREALGLNVSGLDYVDIDALDPSTLNLGMFSPDELLNNGNYLVYTAGYDYLGNKLKSQPSYDDFFNQKDENGNYARLSPAFRPIYSSAYIQDKFNFRDLIFNIGLRVDRFDANQKVLKDKYSLYPIRSAAEVSEFGAHPASIGSDYAVYVNDLANPSQIVGYRDGDTWYNAEGTEVSDPGSIAKASTTGGITPYLVSTDVDNLSLTAESFEDYTPQFTVMPRIAFSFPISDEALFFAHYDVLSQRPQGGTGSTPSGNALIATPLQYYFLQQLNTDNVMANPALKPEKTIDYQVGFKQALGAISAITISGTYRELKDMIQVQKVAYAYPVEYRTFGNSDFGTVKSLQVTYELRRIKNVKLDANYTLQFADGTGSDITSGLNLVGSGQPNLRTLIPFSYDQRHAFTASIDYRYGEGRSYNGPVVGKNSTAILSNTGLNLIFRAGSGTPYTRQATPTPDALFGVQTNSSLLGSVNGSRLPWSIKLDAKIDKDFKLGKEDKTYYVNVYLLVQNLLNTANIVSVYGYTGNPDDDGYIDSATGQQAVQTQIDPASFTYLYGLKINNPGNYSQPRRIHLGVQFNF
- a CDS encoding PorV/PorQ family protein; the encoded protein is MNKPLKLILILWMAAFSAMAGNKDRQGEAGASELLINPWARSSGWDGLNTACVHGIEALNLNVAGLAFTKKTELVFSHTNWLGGTGISFNTLGFSQSLGKSGGVLGLSIMSIDFGEIPITTTSSPEGGLGDFSPQFFNGALAYSKVFSNSIYGGFALRVISESLADVGAIGVAFDAGIQYVTGPQSDPTKVKFGIALRNVGAPMKFGGDGLTFRGESPGGNYSMTLEQRSKGYELPSLLNIGGSYDFKFGATGKPNHRLTVAANFTSHSFTQDQFGGGLEYAFKEMIMIRGGYNYQGGLSDPDKRVTALTGFSGGLTFEMPVSSNGAAIGIDYSYRTSNPFDGTHAIGIRMNL